In Apis cerana isolate GH-2021 linkage group LG6, AcerK_1.0, whole genome shotgun sequence, the following are encoded in one genomic region:
- the LOC108003266 gene encoding putative fatty acyl-CoA reductase CG5065 isoform X1, with protein MALREWYADRELLLTGATSDVGRALLEKVLRSFPHVKIYAIVRTRHGFTKDDRIKNIFLSPRFERLRQEDPNALSRVKAIEGNLSYNDFGMSERDKELLGNVSVVFHAAGPCNETFRFSKQLSRIQVVAVVTSIFERASDDRVVEAGKEGDDGPMALVRVPLVGPALREPMPGFVDTLKGSTALIAGAGHVLGNSNLQAEIIPIDLAVNTLITVAWERATSKNVQGPVIYNAIPIGCTWSDLIKKSQRANRKFAYPTFGFRGMTSIVTLHWALVVLFEWLPSTLCDTILGLVGAKKRFLVQYQRVRDALRSVESISSRVWSVERNRVYLVQQRLATEDQDIFPVSTEIDVDSYALCAAAAAKKYCVDEGNISLIKIFRLLFLLLIAALLFCTFFFSGYHVLAKHTEF; from the exons ATGGCTCTGCGCGAATGGTACGCGGATCGCGAGCTGCTTCTAACGGGAGCGACCAGCGACGTGGGACGAGCGTTGCTCGAGAAGGTCCTTCGCTCGTTCCCGCACGTGAAGATATACGCGATCGTTCGTACCCGCCACGGCTTCACCAAAGACGACAGGATCAAGAATATCTTTCTTTCGCCACG ATTCGAGAGATTGAGACAAGAGGACCCGAACGCTCTCTCACGGGTGAAAGCGATAGAGGGTAATTTATCGTACAACGATTTCGGCATGAGCGAGAGGGACAAGGAGCTGTTGGGAAACGTGAGCGTGGTGTTCCACGCCGCAGGTCCGTGCAACGAGACATTTCGATTCTCCAAACAATTATCGCGGATCCAAGTTGTGGCAGTGGTGACGAGCATCTTCGAGCGGGCGAGCGACGACCGAGTGGTCGAGGCGGGGAAGGAAGGGGACGATGGACCCATGGCACTGGTGCGGGTTCCGTTGGTCGGGCCTGCACTCCGCGAGCCCATGCCCGGATTCGTGGACACGCTGAAAGGATCGACAGCTTTGATAGCGGGAGCAGGCCACGTCCTCGGCAATTCGAACCTTCAGGCGGAAATTATTCCGATCGACCTGGCGGTCAACACTTTGATCACTGTTGCTTGGGAACGAGCCACCTC AAAAAATGTACAAGGTCCAGTGATATACAACGCGATCCCGATAGGATGCACATGGAGTGACCTGATTAAGAAATCTCAGCGAGCCAACCGAAAGTTTGCATATCCGACTTTCGGCTTCCGTGGTATGACATCTATAGTAACGCTACATTGGGCTTTGGTGGTGCTTTTTGAATGGTTGCCATCCACACTCTGCGACACGATTCTCGGACTAGTCGGAGCAAAGAAAAG ATTTCTCGTGCAGTATCAAAGAGTCCGTGATGCGCTTCGATCCGTTGAGTCAATTTCATCAAGAGTTTGGTCAGTAGAGAGGAATCGCGTGTATCTGGTTCAACAACGTCTCGCTACGGAGGACCAAGATATATTTCCGGTTTCCACGGAAATCGACGTCGACAGTTACGCTCTCTGCGCTGCGGCAGCTGCCAAAAAGTATTGCGTGGACGAGGGTAATATCAGCCTCATAAAAATCTTCCGACtactttttctccttcttatcGCCGCGCTCCTCTTTTGCACGTTCTTCTTCAGTGGATATCACGTACTCGCAAAGCACACcgaattctga